A segment of the Salvelinus namaycush isolate Seneca chromosome 3, SaNama_1.0, whole genome shotgun sequence genome:
TGCAAATACAAAGAATGATAACATTTCAATCAATAGCATAACAGAAAGGACTTATGTTCAATGTTTTACTATACAAATAGCTTTTTATAAGGTTGCTTCCCTTGAGAACTTAAATTAGTGTGTGTATAATCTTCTGATGCTTCAGGGGAATTTATGTCACCATGTACTCCTGCCTCTTGTTGAGTCTGACCTGGCAGAGTGACACCGCCCCCACTGCAACATAGATGGCTGCTGCAATGAAGCAGTTGATGCCCACCTGGTTGTAGAGTCCATAGATGGTTCCCGGAGGGTTCTTActgtggggcagagagagatgagCCAAACAGATGAGTTTGGGGAAAACAACCCAAGCGAGGCAACATGGGATGGTTTACAAAGAGTGAATTCAAAGGGCATCTACACTAGTAGTCAAACTAAGCACCTAATGGTCCCTTTTTTTCACACCACTTACTCATTGCGGATGTCCTCCTCAGTGAAGGGCACATCCTCAATCAGCACAGCAGACTTTGCACTGAAGAAGATCCCCAACATCACCTGCAATACAAAAAGATGATACATATGTAgtgatgcacgatatatcggtgaacatatcggaatcggacaatattagctaaaaatgccaacatcagtattggccgatgtctagtttaacgcccaatgtgcaaaaccgatgtcaaagctgacgtgcatagcTATATAACgaaggtacatgacgtaatgacaccACGTAAAATTTTGCTCTGtatgtgcaacacagcattcctaaactagcccacaatgtctgctgtgtggatcgagcagtcaacaagtcaagcagtcatttgaaagagtaccaacatttcagtgagacaactcaaaggcaaaatccattaaagccaaaagaatggaattcattgcccttgacaatcaaccttTCTCTGTCAtaggtgatgttggctttcgccgactggtcgagcactggttaacactaccaagtgcgctatttttccgatgttgccctaccggagttacacagtgatagcgtcactgctattagcttcatgacatacatactatggaacgtcgtttgggtctttgcatgtcaaaaaagatacagtggcactgtcaaagctgtacaaaaaagtcagCAAACACCGGCCaggaacgatgtgtttacaataccgggttgataataaagcatcatttgttcgaccgcaacttctggggtagctagctttagcttggtaccttgctagcaccaatacaaccagcctgaaaacaatgaccagtagaaactgcagtcattttcattactcttagcaatgatttaggaatccttgtgagtaagtattagctaagttgccacttgttgttcacctattgaaattgaacttcagttcatgaaaataaatagctagccagctacttaaccctgttgcccaaagctaacgttataagcaaccagctagcttcatctggcttgACTGGAcagggttatgtgttgtgaagctagccacaataaggattaggcacaatagtggaattttcagtttgccttcaaaataataATATGTCATTGACTGATggaaattaatacaaatagtagaattatgccatacttttattttgaaggctaaccgcaaagtccactattgtggctaatccttattgtggctagctttacatagatgggtccgaccaccattaatcaaataagaactcaaatcaaatcaaatctgtcacatacacatggttagcagatgtgtagcgaaatgcttgtgtttctagttccgacaatgcagtaataaccaacgagtaatctaacctaacaatttcacaacagctaccttatacacacaagtgtaaagggatgaagaatatgtacataaagatatatgaatgagtgatggtacagaacggcataggcaagatactgtaaatggtatcgagtacagtatatacatatgagatgagtaatgtagggtatgtaaacattacattaagtggcattgtttaaagtggctagtgatacatgtattacataaagatggcaagatgcagtaggtggtatagagtacagtatatacatatgagatgcgtaatgtagggtatgtaaacattatattaagtggcattgtttaaagtggctagtgatacattttttacatgtatggcagcagccactcaatgttagtggtggctgtttaacagtctgatggccttgagaaagaagctgtttttcagtctctcggtccctgctttgatgcacctgtactgacctcgccttctggatgatagaggggtgaacaggcagtggctcgggtggttgttgtccttgatgatctttatggccttcctgtgacatcgggtggtgtaggtgtcctggagggcaggtagtttgcccccagtgatgcgttgtgcagacctcactaccctctggagagccttacggttgtgggcggagcagttgccgtaccaggcggtgatacagcccgacaggatgctctcgattgtgcatctgtaaaagtttgtgagtgcttttggtgacaagccgaatttcttcagcctcctgaggttgaagaggcgctgctgcgccttcttcaccatgctgtctgtgtgggtggaccaattcagtttgtccgtgatgtgcacgccgaggaactttctaccctctccactactgtcccgtcgatgtggataggggggtgctccctctgctgtttcctgaagtccacgatcatctcctttgttttgttgacgttgagtgtgaggttattttcctgacaacacactccgagggccctcacctcctccctgtaggccggctcatcgttgttggtaatcaagcctatcactgtagtgttgtctgcaaacttgatgattgagttggaggcgtgcatggccacgcagtcgtgggtgaacagggagtacaggagagggctcagaacgcacccttgtggggccccagtgttgaggatcagtggggtggagatgttgttacctaccctcactacctgggggcggaccgtcaggaagtccagtacccagttgcacagggcggggtcgagacccagggtctcgagcttgatgacgagtttggagggtactatggtgttaaatgctgagctgtagtcgatgaacagcattctcacataggtattcctcttgtccagatgggttagggcagtgtgcagtgtggttgcgattgcgtcgtctgtggacctattggggcggtaagcaaattggagtgggtctagggtgtcaggtagggtggaggtgatatggtccttgactagtctctcaaagcacttcatgatgacggaagtgagtgctacggggcggtagtcgtttagctcagttaccttagctttcttgggaacaggaacaatggtggccctcttgaagcatgtgggaacagcagactgggataaggattgattgaatatgtccgtaaacacaccagccagctggtctgcgcatgctctgaggacgcgactggggatgccgtctgggcctgcagccttgcgagagttaacacgtttaaatgttttactcacgtcggctgcagtgaaggagagcctgcaggttttggtagcgggccgtgtctgtggcactgtattgtcctcaaagcgagcaaagaagttgtttagcctgtctgggagcaagacatcctggtccgcgacggggctggttttctttttgtaatctgtgattgactgtagaccctgccacatacctcttgtgtctgagccgttgaattgcgactctactttgtctctaacTGTCTTagaaattagggttattttagatgatgacacctagctatatagttagctagctaactattgctactgaaacagattatgttgttttgctatgtttttggggaagaacattgtttgcatccatgagctagctagctttctttatgaccagcactgtaggtgcgcgagacaactttaccagcatcatagcatactatcgatgaatcgttgtgacatatgaaatacgagtgatagtgtaatcaatgtgtaataactacataaaacatttatgaacgctttaaattattatgtgatgtGCTGTCaaattcaggtcctgattggtcaaatagtattatttgacacgtcaaatagtgttatttgacacatcaaatagtgttatttgacacatcaaatagtgttatttgacacatcaaatagtgttaaatagtatattttttgacacgcaaatacccaaacggcgttccatagaaatcgtatgtgagaatgaaacgactgaactaatgaacaacgaaacagcacagctagtaagtgaaagaaataggttttgattatgatttactggtaatggggcatatgtaaatgccaacaaaacaactttttggtcagtgtggtgtgtgtaacatttatttaactaggcaagtcagttaagaacaaattcttatttacaatgacaacctacaccggccaaacctggacgacgctgggcaaattgtgcgccgccctatgggactccaaatcacggccggatgtgatacagcttggattcgaaacagggactgtagtgacgcctcttgcactgagatgcactgccttagaccgcttCGTCCATGTGTGTATGTTAGCTATTTAACTGTACTaaaatgcttaaaaggccgctaaaatgttaaatatcggtatcgtttttttttgggggggggggaataaaggATATCGGTATTggacaaaaatgtcatatcggtgcatcactataCATATGTATTGCATTATCCACATTCAGTCTAGTCAAGAGTATTTACAGGGTCAATTAGGGCCGAGTCAGTAGAGACATCCTGTGCATACAGGGTCGATtgacacactcagtcacacaatCTGTCATCAAACATCAGCCAATTAATTTCACTGCTATATCTAGCATACCCGTACAGTTAGTCAAGAAGAGAGGTTCTAGCAACACCAGACTGTTATTTTATTTGGCTAGctattgtaacgaccctgtgtgtataagcgcggaaatcgactctgccgcacgagcatgcttttgcggcacagtcgatagcgcgccggacctcgggctaggaggtcgagggttcgagacttGCTCCCTccttgtttcattacattggtgtcagaagtgatcggaccttgcatccacgacagtgcgtgtgcttggccggtgagcgcgttcctgtaagacgtagagtcgcaagctagcgcgaggacgcgctctttgaaaggagggagtagtgtaacgaccctgtgtttataagcgcggaaatcgactctgccgcacgagcatgcttttgcggcacagtcgatagcgcgccggacctcgggctaggaggtcgagggttcgagacttGCTCCCTCCTTGTTTCATTACACTATAATGACCAAATTCTGGAAAAGGCAAGTTACTTAAGCCCACAATCAGCTATAGGTGTCTTATCAAATATGCTGATTGTTGACTGATATTGAAACGTGGAACATCTTGACACCTAGCTAGCGTTAGCAGATACTTTACTTGCAAGCGTGGGGGTGGGAAATACTGACTACAGTACTACTGTCTGTAacgctaacattagccagctagctccTTACCAACATGATGACTCCCCATATGCTGATCACTATTCCACAGGCGGCCATTTTCGGACCGCAGAATAAAAGAGATGGCATTCTTCTAGTTGATATATTCTACCAAAATATATAATTTAGATACACTAATCTAAAACAGTCGTTTTCTTTTCTCAATGGACGAGcgtcaacctaacctccatcagCTGACACTCGATTCATTCCGTAGTAGCCCTCAGTTACGCCCCGCCTTCTCCTTTCTCGACTCTCGCGCGATGACAATCAGCAACTATAACTAGCAAATATTTTTGAAAAAGCTAAACGTAGTTTGCGAACGAAAAAGTTACACTTTGTTAAGTCATTAGTCTATGTGACTTGTTCTGTCGTGTTAATTGTTGAAACGCTAAATGTACCGCCTTCTATGGTAGATAGCTACCTCCTTACTAACGTTAGCTTCTTAAGATATTGTTGTTGAGTGGGATAGgaagctagctaagttagctggcTATCCAAGTggagccaactgacatttactcctgaggtgctgacttgctacaccctcgataacttctgtgattattattatttgaccatgctggtcatttatgaacatttgaacatcttggccatgttctgttataatctccacccggcacagccagaagaggactggccacccctcatagcctggtttcttcctaggttttggcctttctagggagtttttcctagccaccgtgcttctacacctgcatttcttgctgttttaggctgggtttctgtacagcacttcgagatattagctgatgtacgaagggctatataaaatacatttgatttgatttgagtcagCAGCAGCCCCAAATTACTTCCGCCTCTACTAAGGTAAGAACTGTCTAAGAGAGATCTTAAACAGTGCTGCTCAAATTgactacaaataataataataatactttggtgagtgcttatatttgtcctatttcacacatgtataaATGTGTATTTTACACATGTGTGAAAttgaaatgttattttttttcgcATATCCCAACTCTACccgagacaccctcggagagtggggtcacggtgGCTAGGTTTAGTCACAATGGCGACCCtggaacaattagggttaagtgccttgctcatgggcacatcgacagatttacTAGTTAATAACCATGGGCACCATGATGGTGTGCATTAGTCATACGACCCTAAGCTAATGCAGTACTATTGATATAAAGTTAAAATTGTCCATGCCTCTTTCTGTGACAGGTGGGAGAGATCTTCTCAGCCGCAGGAGCTGCCTTCACCAAGCTGGGTGAGCTTACCATGCAGCTGCATCCAGTAGCTGACACTAGCCCTGCAGGGTGAGTGTGtatactcagacacacacacacatgacaataTGGGGATTAAGGTGTATTCTCTTTACTTCTCTCCCCAGAGCCAAATGAACAGAGACGGAGATCGAGATGTTGTGTTCAGCAGTGCAGCGTTTCGGTGATGATCTGAACAGCATCAGCTCTGTGATTAAGGAGTGCACTGTGTGAGGACCCTTCTGTCCCCTTTCTCTTGCcatccaatttttttttttttcctgccACACTTTCTCATTCTCGCTCTATCTTTTATCATACTGCACCCACTCTTACCTGTCTTTTTCCACGCTTTCATCCATTGATCTTTCATCTTTACTACCTTCTTTCTAAAGAAGATGTCTGGTGGGGTTAATAAATCTGTTGGCAAATTATCTAGTCTGTCAACCTGTATGAAAATCACATTACCAATCTATTGCCTGTTTTAATGCAGAGCCCAGATAAAGACAACAGTGAAGAGGAAACTGTATGAGAACAGCAGGATGCCCCTCTCCTCCGACTCTCCCAAAAAGACCACCAAGAAGACCACGGTCACCATGGCAGCTGAACCAGCACCCGTGGCCCCCACAGTCATTGCTGTGCCCACCTCACAGGTTGTCCTGACAACAGGGCTTCAGAGCGCCTCCCCTATGCCCCCTGCCATCAAGAAACAGAAAACAGTAGGTGAGTGGAATGATACAGGCCTTTACCTCAAAGGGCAGGGATTGTGTGATGAGTATGGCTTGTATACAGAATTTAGTAGACTAGATTTTCATCCATAGTCAAAAGACCAAGACATTTTTTGTAGAAATTACTTGAACCCTTTATCGAATCGATACTTCTGATGCATTGGCTACTTTGAATGTGCACGTTTATTAACATATTACACGttttccctgtctgtctgtgtgtagatgTGACGCTCAGTGCTCTGAATGACTTGGATGTGAACAGCGACCTGGTGGACATTGAGGGACTGGGAGATGGATCCAACACCAAGCTCAATTTCGATCAAGGTGAATAATATCAGCTCCATCACTGGCTCTCAATCAATGGTTCACATTGTGTCATTATGCTGAAGTCAAAGGTATTTAGCTGAAAATGTAGTTGTCCTCATCTGTTCTGTTTTTAAATCTGTGTGTCTCATCTTGTTTTCTCAGAGAGCCTCAACCTGGACTCCAGCCTCATCATGAACTCCAGTGACATGCCCCTCCTGTCTCACTGACCTCTAACCCCGCTGTACCCGTTGGTTGAAAAACCTGGGTCCCTCTATCACCAGAAAGCAGATTAGTTGGTATCCTTGTTACAGAgctattttggacagattttagcAGATGcctttttgtatttttatgaacagaacccccccccccaatcaagTGCTTCTCTATTCAGTCTGTGCCATTTCTACAGAGAAACCCTTCCATTTCACTCTGAgaaaaaaaacttgtttttgtGTTTTGTATAGCTTTTTGTATTGTAAAATATTATAATTTATTTGCACTGCTAATTTTACAAGTACTGTATTGTGGCTGAACATGAATGTCCATGATCTCCAGAGAGGTGTTGCAGTGCAGGTGTGCGTTCAGTTTGATTATACATTTGTTACGTTGCAGAATGGTTTGTACTGAACGACATGTTTCCCCAACacgttcttgaacagactttgaggtacgttttctctgtttggtgggtgtggcttgaagcaatgagtgacTATTTAAAGGGCAGCAGAGTGTTCCTCAACCCAGTTCCCTCCCTGTTTTTTCAACTGGTTGTTCAGAACACCACCGTTTCTGTTGTATTAAGTATTTTCTTGTACTGAATGCAGCCGTCGGGCATATTCATTCGGCAAATTCTGTTGCAAAAAAATCTTGAAAGCAAACAAACTGAAACTGGGAGGGACGTACCAGAATcagtccaatagaaactcttatTTTGCTCTGTTTACTTCCGCTGGGTTATTAAACCGTTTCCGTAATGAATACGCTCCATGTCCATCACGTAACAGAGTGAGTGTACATGTTGTGTACCACGGGTTGATATATTTATGACAAGATATAGGCTAGCCAAGTATTATTTAATTTTGTTCAAGCAATGGTTGTGCATGACATGATTCCTTTATGTTGTTTAGTAAAATGTTAATATCTTTTTTTTTGTCTGTTTCACTGTGCTTGTAGAATTATGTGACACAGAGGGTAGCAGTTCGGACTGCCATCTAAGGTGGTTATAAAGAAAGCTTGCAGAAATGAACAGGTAACCATATCAAATGATCTaatggagagaaaggagagtcCACAGGTTTTCTGATATAATACAGTGActtttattatcattttatttatatatttaaaagGTGTACATTATACCCCCCTAAAACTAGACACATTTTGTGTCAACTTTACAGGCATGAGAAAGGCTACTCAGAGGGAATTAAtagtttctctcactctctattaAAAGTTCCATTAAAAAATACAATCTTTTTATGTAGACTTTTCTCAAAGCTATTTACAGTTTGGAAATACTTGAATGGTCTGGCAGATGTGCTTTAGTTCCCTTTTTTCACCTCTTCTCTATCTCTTTCATCCTATCACTCTCTAGGCCTCATTCTAATGTCAGCTTGAAAACCAGAAAAAAAGGAGCCCTCTAACACTGACATGTCGTTTTTCGAAAACAATTTTTAAGATTGTGGCTGATAAGGCATGCCAATCCTGTGGGTCAACTGCAATGAACATCAACAGGAGattaaaatattttatatttggttTCAGATCATCTCCAACTCATTGTATTTCCCTCCCTATATAGTTCATCCTCTGCAGTGGTGAAACTACCACTGAATATTAGTGCCATTTGATTGCAAGTTAACCTCTGGCTAACTGCAGATAAAATTGAGTTAGTTATGAGATAAGAGATCTTCTATTGATGTTCATGTCATTTAACCTAGTATGCATTTACAGGATCTTCCCATACTCAGGAAATAGTATAAAATACATGTCGAAAGCCACAATATATTTCTGTACATGGTGTAAGAAAGATAAATTTGGGTTTGGCAATGTGAGTTGATTGATGATCTACATTAGTGTCTCAATCATACAGCTTTTGAGAGAAATGAAACTGAAGCTGGTTGTCAATTTAAACAATGTATGCCAGCGTCATAGAATATTTTGTGCCAAAGGAACCAAACTACATTATTGAGAACAACAAGTTAACATGAATAGAACTTAAAACAACTGGAGTTTTTATTTCCCTCCAAATTCACTGATTGTCACTGAGGAAAAACAAACGTTTCTAAATCTGGGGTTAAGATCAGAAGATGACCCTCAACTCTTGCTGACCTAAGCACTTCtttgagacaggacagagacccGATGAGAAATGAGCAAATTAAGCAACAAATATACAACGCAACAGCATGTCTTAATCAGGATCCCATTTGTGTAACAGTAATATTGATTAATAATGTGAAACTAATACT
Coding sequences within it:
- the rnasekb gene encoding ribonuclease kappa-B, with product MPSLLFCGPKMAACGIVISIWGVIMLVMLGIFFSAKSAVLIEDVPFTEEDIRNDKNPPGTIYGLYNQVGINCFIAAAIYVAVGAVSLCQVRLNKRQEYMVT